One region of Syntrophobacter fumaroxidans MPOB genomic DNA includes:
- a CDS encoding 1-acyl-sn-glycerol-3-phosphate acyltransferase → MKKFWRGRRAGTEFTVSGDPFGYSVDTKARVPLQAWSERLASRISMPEDQQHMLEDLARRGTVVYAVKYRSQLDFVYLNLRLHQLGLPPASFLFDLHPYFYQPRWYALKLLAFHFYHLIRRGELPNPYDSGHYREKIKKGESGLLFLLGKRGYYRRAVLVGNDPLELLLEVQRETDRPIFVVPIMLLYTRHPGRERKGMLEVFLGQREQPGHLRKLVAFFRGSPNCVMEAGEALNLQEVLPELAEGPYHRRKQVFEIRRGLIDSVDEIKRAVVGPTLKSKLELKEIILHHPRLDAFMQRRARSQNQEIWRVRKEADDYLEEIAANYSTTLIQVGEKTLNWVWNNLFDGIEVDVDSLQKVKRAARHDTLVYIPCHKSHIDYLVLSCILFQNNLTCPFIAAGKNLSFWPLGPVFRRGGAFFIRRSFKGLKFYSEVFSLYVKTMVQLGHNIEFFIEGGRSRTGKMVLPKLGLLAILIQAVEDEFLDDLVFVPTSISYDRIPEEESYTKEVAGGSKVEENIRQLVRARGFLKKRYGRIYVTFAEPVSLQRYLERYRGDSTKLLPKERHAMYRDFGYRIINSINQATLVTPHALAASALLTSERHGVSKAEFHEVCDMFHGYLNNCGVKLSKTLRNYQASLQDTLWDLERGKIIGKLKDEDDDLEEEVFTMDDSKRLLLEYYKNNLIHFLLPPAYVATSILSQQTFRFSISQVVEDVAFMKNFFKFEFVYDNEVSDEKLVEGVLDSFNTLGWLHLLGEEDQPYTLSHRGQQAAHSFHGLLRNYFEGYWLVLRATRYLQKKPYTERDFIKKVLSLGQKALKLELVERPECISKMIFGNALKFYVEKNIIEKVDCDKGKEKEQECYTDAGNRALIQHYSKQISRFLRSPHFALQ, encoded by the coding sequence ATGAAGAAGTTCTGGCGGGGTCGGCGTGCGGGGACGGAGTTCACCGTTTCGGGCGACCCTTTTGGTTATTCGGTCGACACGAAAGCCAGGGTTCCGCTTCAGGCCTGGAGCGAGCGTCTCGCTTCCCGCATTTCCATGCCGGAAGACCAACAGCACATGCTCGAAGATCTGGCGCGGCGCGGCACCGTTGTCTATGCGGTCAAGTACCGTTCGCAACTGGATTTCGTGTACCTGAATCTGAGGTTGCACCAGCTTGGTTTGCCTCCGGCATCCTTTCTGTTCGATCTGCATCCATACTTCTACCAGCCGCGCTGGTATGCCCTGAAGCTGCTGGCCTTCCATTTCTACCACCTGATACGCAGGGGGGAGCTTCCGAATCCTTACGACAGCGGGCACTACCGTGAGAAAATAAAAAAAGGCGAATCGGGTTTGCTCTTTTTGCTGGGCAAGAGGGGGTACTACCGCCGGGCCGTGCTCGTTGGAAACGACCCCCTGGAGCTGCTGCTCGAGGTTCAGCGGGAGACCGATCGCCCCATATTCGTCGTGCCGATCATGCTGCTCTATACCCGGCATCCGGGCAGGGAACGCAAGGGGATGCTCGAGGTGTTCCTCGGTCAGAGAGAGCAGCCGGGGCATTTGCGCAAACTCGTGGCGTTCTTTCGCGGTTCTCCGAATTGCGTGATGGAAGCCGGGGAAGCTCTGAACCTGCAGGAAGTGCTGCCCGAGCTGGCGGAGGGGCCGTACCACAGGCGCAAGCAAGTTTTCGAGATCCGTCGTGGCTTGATCGATTCGGTGGATGAGATCAAACGGGCGGTGGTGGGCCCCACGCTGAAGAGCAAGCTCGAGTTGAAGGAGATCATCCTGCACCACCCGCGCCTGGATGCTTTCATGCAGCGGCGAGCCCGTTCGCAGAACCAGGAGATCTGGAGGGTCCGCAAGGAGGCCGACGACTACCTCGAGGAAATCGCGGCCAATTACAGCACCACCCTCATTCAGGTCGGGGAGAAGACCCTCAACTGGGTCTGGAACAACCTGTTCGACGGGATCGAAGTGGATGTCGACAGCCTGCAGAAGGTGAAGCGGGCCGCGCGGCACGACACTCTCGTCTACATACCGTGTCACAAGAGTCATATCGACTACCTGGTGCTCTCGTGCATTCTGTTTCAGAACAACCTGACCTGTCCGTTCATCGCCGCGGGGAAGAACCTGTCCTTCTGGCCGCTGGGACCGGTCTTCCGAAGAGGGGGTGCCTTCTTCATCCGCCGCAGTTTCAAGGGCCTGAAGTTCTATTCCGAGGTGTTTTCGCTCTATGTGAAGACCATGGTGCAACTGGGGCACAACATAGAGTTCTTCATCGAAGGAGGGCGCAGCCGCACGGGGAAAATGGTCCTGCCCAAGCTCGGGTTGCTCGCCATCCTGATCCAGGCGGTCGAGGACGAATTCCTGGACGATCTGGTTTTCGTGCCCACATCCATCAGCTACGATCGGATTCCGGAGGAGGAATCCTACACCAAGGAAGTTGCGGGCGGGAGCAAGGTCGAGGAGAATATTCGTCAACTGGTTCGTGCCAGGGGATTTCTCAAGAAACGGTATGGGCGCATCTACGTCACTTTCGCCGAGCCCGTTTCCCTGCAGCGCTACCTCGAACGTTACCGGGGAGACTCCACGAAGCTGTTGCCCAAGGAACGGCACGCCATGTACCGGGATTTCGGCTACCGGATCATCAACAGCATCAATCAGGCCACCCTGGTGACCCCTCATGCCCTGGCCGCTTCGGCCCTGTTGACGTCGGAGCGGCACGGAGTTTCGAAGGCGGAATTCCACGAGGTCTGTGATATGTTCCACGGTTACCTGAACAACTGCGGGGTGAAGCTTTCGAAGACGTTGCGCAACTACCAGGCGAGCCTCCAGGATACGCTCTGGGACCTCGAACGGGGTAAGATCATCGGGAAGCTCAAGGATGAAGACGACGACCTCGAGGAAGAAGTCTTCACCATGGACGACAGCAAGCGCCTTCTGCTCGAGTATTACAAGAACAATCTGATCCATTTTCTGCTGCCCCCGGCTTATGTCGCCACCTCGATCCTGTCGCAGCAGACGTTTCGTTTCAGCATTTCCCAGGTCGTGGAAGATGTCGCGTTCATGAAAAACTTCTTCAAGTTCGAATTCGTATACGACAATGAAGTGAGCGACGAGAAGCTGGTGGAGGGGGTCCTCGACAGCTTCAACACCCTGGGTTGGCTGCACCTCCTGGGCGAGGAAGATCAGCCTTACACGCTGTCTCATAGAGGCCAGCAGGCCGCTCATTCCTTCCACGGCCTGTTGCGCAACTACTTCGAGGGCTACTGGCTGGTGCTGAGGGCGACACGCTACCTGCAGAAGAAACCGTATACGGAAAGAGATTTCATCAAGAAGGTTCTCTCCCTGGGACAGAAGGCTCTGAAGCTGGAACTGGTGGAGCGCCCCGAGTGCATTTCCAAGATGATTTTCGGGAACGCGCTGAAATTTTATGTCGAAAAGAACATCATCGAAAAGGTCGACTGCGACAAGGGCAAGGAAAAAGAGCAGGAATGCTATACGGATGCGGGCAACCGGGCACTGATACAACACTACAGCAAGCAGATCAGCCGTTTCCTCCGGTCGCCTCATTTCGCGCTCCAATAG